Genomic window (Musa acuminata AAA Group cultivar baxijiao chromosome BXJ1-9, Cavendish_Baxijiao_AAA, whole genome shotgun sequence):
TATTgatcatattattatttattgttaaTAAAAAAAGTCATAATAGTATTACGAGGATCATAGTTAAAGGATCGAAAAAGgtattatatgattatattttactaaataattaatttttaaaatatatcatcTCGGACAAGTTTAATCAGCCAACAGAGGTATTGTCAATGGCCATTAATGGCTTTACTATTTTAGATACCTAATGCTGGCAACATCTTACCCGTTCCATGGTCCTAAAGCCCCAAAATTCCTGCCATGTGTCGCGGCAGGTACACTGTGTCAGTGAACACGAAGACCAAGATGAGGTAGGTCACCTCTTTCACTCTGGCATGTGCAGGGGCAGGTATACTCTGTCAGTGAACACGAAAACGAAGATGAGGGaggtcacctctctctctctctctctctttccatgGCTTTTCTTCCCTGTTTGTCCACACACACTACTACTATCCACAACCACTGCATGCCTTCTTTTCCTGTGCTCTGGACTTAATTATGTCGCTCACAAATCTCTCTCTTTCACTCTCTCTCTTTCAATGAGTGTCATCTCTTGATATCCTGGTTGTTGAATGTATGTTTCTTCTAAATGAAACTAAGCTTCGTTCTTAATCTTCTCAAGTAAACTGTGTAATCTTCTATTGCTCGTTCGTTGTTCAACGTATTCTTCTTTTTCTAAACTAAACTAAGTAAACTTCTATTTTTCTGTTCATTATTCAATGTATTTTTCTCCTAATTAAACTAAGTAAATTTTtatcgttatatatatatatatttctaagcTGAAATAAATAACGTCGTTGGATCACTATGTAACCTATACATTTTTTATCTAAACTAAATGGAATATATTTTTATCGTTCATTGttgaacataaacttctttattaTATCTAAGTGAGATAGTTGAAGTGATTGATAAGATTAGTCTGAAATTGGACGATTAGGGTGTGAGttgatgatggatggatggatggatggatggagaaTTAGAGGGGAAATCGAGTCAGTAATTAACCTTATTTTATTAAGCCTCCTTTTCTTTTTAGCTTCTTTTGTTGGTTCTTAAACCATTTCCCATTGCTTGCAACTCCATGGAAGGCTTACTACTTTCAATGCATCTACTAAAATATTCCCCACATTACTTAATGATTTTTAGCAGCCTTGCGGGCGGATccataaaattcttaaaagagtcaTGTCATTGACTTACCATAATTTGGTCCTTTCTTTGGTGGTTGATCTCCAACAAAGTAGCTGATgattaaagaaaatgaaagaacgaTTAAGAAGATAAAACACAGCCATGTTTATTGCCATCTCGTGGATCatgcatttgaattgttagataaacattaaattataattaatataaaggACGACCAAATATATTTCGCTTTGATGGCTTGCACATTTGATATCGACACGAGTCTCATGTGCTGGAATCgtcctttttaattaattatccaATAAGAATTATGATCGCCAATTTTGATCTCCATTATTCATTCACTAAATGTAAATGTATGGATGAAGCCACCTAAGGATATTAAGAAACTGGTTAGGATCAAAAGTATGATATTGAATAGGTTGCTATGTGTGAAAATATTATAAGCGAATTCATTTGATCTGGGAAGAAGATAGACCCTTACTAACTGTTGTCAACTGGAAATTTTAGTTGGTAAAGACTTGGAGACAAAAATACTTGGCTTCACTACTTACCctttagaaatatatatatatatatatatatatatgtagtacAATACATGAACAATAATAAGCTTGCAATGCACAACCAATATTAAATTAGCATCAATGAACCTTAAAGACATGTTTAATCCCTGCAAAATAACAGATAAATTTTCTTCCTCGAACAATATCTTCCTGGCCCTCCTGTTGCTTCTCGAGCTATCTGCTGCTCTCAGAACTGTGTTCTTGCTTCGGAGCTCGTCGCCCCAAGCCGAGCCAGGAACGGCTTCCTCCTTGCTTCGCCACATCCGGCAATGCTGGGAGGACTCCATGGACTTGATATGGTGCCTCGGTGTTGATCCTGAGAACGAAGAACACGTAAGCTTTCGAGTGCATGCAGTACACAGCTGATGAAGCAGAAGATTGATGAGGGACGACTGCTCACCGATCCTTCCTCTTCTCCAGGAACCGATGAAGAGAGTTCCTTCTGGCTATGGGCATATCTGCTTCCAACAAAAGAAAGATCGAGCACACAACCACATCAAGCAGCCTGCAGTGTTGACACTGCATCAACTGCTGGAAACGATGAAGGGAACAAGATCACGAGAAGCATTACCCTGGGCGGGCTTTGGCAGGCCGTGCAGCGCCGGTAGCTGACTACCGGAGGTCGACGAGAAGAGCACGAGATTTGGAGCTGCAGTGCAGGTCTCTTTGCCTGCCATCTGTTCCAGATCTTTGGCCTTGTCTTCTGGGAAATGATCGAAAACAAGCACCTTTCCGCCGTAAAAGATCGTCAGCTGGGCCTTCTCCATCTCCCTAAAGCAGTCGCAACAATAACGTAGTCAACTGCCTGAGATGTAAAGCTAATAACTGAAGTAAATGGCCTGAAGTTGTCGTACTTGTTGCTTGCAGATTCCTCCGTGACCGGAGGAACAGCAGGTTTTGGAGCATGTTGGTCTGCGCCATGGTCGGTATGGTCTTCAGCGAACACACTAACTCCAGGTAGCAAACTCAAGGTGGTGGGAGCCCGGTGCTTCTCTACACAAAAGAAATATAGAGATGTCAATTTCGAGTCACAAGAAGAAGagggggagaaggagaagagatgTCACCTGTAAGTTGGTGGCCAAGAGGCCATGGGGACATGTCAAGGCCAATGGTACCCAAGCTGCCCTTCTTCTTCAAGTACTGATTCAAGAGGCTGCAGGTGATTGAGAACTGGGACTTCTCCCCGGCCTTCGCACCTCTTTTTCCCATCTTCTCTGccatctctctcttctctctctctctctctctctctctcccctactACTCCTCTAATATTGTTTGTGTTGTTTATATATGTTCCTCTAAAATTGTGTgttgtttatatatgtatgtatgtatgagacACCCAAGAGTACCTGTTCTTCCGCATCCGTCTCTGCTTCTGTGTTGTAGTGCCTTGTACTCTGGCTCTTGTTTGGTGGGAGAGGAAGAGCGGGTGAGGAAGAGTTAAGAAGGCACGTGGTTCTTTTCAACAATTTGGCAAAGAACGAAGGATAAGAAAGAACAACAggacaaatctctctctctctctctctctctctctctctctctctgtagacAAAGTCGTGTACACAGATATAAAATATGCATTGGTGGTGACACCGACGTCGAAAACCTTCCATTGCACACAAGAAGGTGAGATGAAACCCACTGTTTTTACTGATTTATTTTCCGTTTACTCTGCCTTTGTTACAACTACAAGGAGCAATCATATGTGCAAACTCTCAAAAGAAGGATTTCCCTAAGAAAAGAGAATACAGAAAACAATCTTCGGGCTGTGGGGACATCCTTTTTCTTTATGGACTTTTTTTTGGCTCCAAAGAATAATGTCAAGTCATGGAGGAGGGGATTAAACTAAAGAAAAGAGTAGAAGTGTTCTTCGTTGGGCTCTTGGTGGCCTTCCTCGCGGCTTCCTTGGGTTCCTTCCTTGCGGCTTCCTTGCGATGTCGGCATCCACAGGATTCACGTGTTCCATGCAATGTTTTCTGATGAATAAAGATGCAATCAATGAAAGAAGATATTTCTTTTGGGGGCTTGCACATCTCCAGCTGCAAGCTACAACACAAATTTATGGGGTCACACATTGAGATAATGAAGTTTGATGGGCACATGAACTTGGTATCAACTCGATTGTACTTCCAAACATGAAATACTGCTGATCCAGATCTGATGGAGGTGGTAGGCATATAGCCCAAGTAATACGAAACATCAAGTGCTTCAGATCATGCAAACTATGGCTAATTTAGTTTCACCACCTCCTGAATCTAAAAGGTTGAATTCTCAAGCTTCACAGAAATATCTGCTAACTCATAAAGAACAGATTGATTTGGAAAAAACCACTAAATATTTCTATCACTTGTCCTAAGGTATCAAAACGGATAATAAAACTTGGCTGAGCATAATAGGGCCAAGAACAATTATTCATGGGAGATTTTTTTATCACAGAGTAGACGAAGCTAAAATTTAGCAAGTTGAGTGTTCGACCTTTCATCAAATATTTGAAGATTTTCCAAGGGTTTGATGGCAGTTCCGAACATAGTAGGACCGAGTGCAATGATTCATGGGGAAATGCCGACATAGACTTCGTCATCTCCTCAGCCTACAAATTTCTAAGTCAAATAAAGAATTGTCAGTGACATGACAAATCATATTCATTGCTTCAAACATGCATAGTTCAACATGTTATCGCTCATCACAAATTTATCTGAACAATCAACAGACGTGCACAGTATGGTGACCAGTATGGCGAAAAGATAAACAAACGATAGGAGAGGAACATAGATGCATACCACAGGGAACCTTAATGGGACCATTGACGTTGAACATGTGATCCCACATGGCACAATATCACAATGTCTTCTCAATCATGGCATCTGATCTCTGACGATCGGTGACATGCGAGTCCAAAAGTTGATAACTTGTAGGGTTCTTCACTGTCAATGCACTGTGCTATAAGAAGGTGCCCAACATGAGCCCCACTCATTGATACAGTGATATAAAGGAGTTTTGATCCAATCCTAGGCCATGTACATTCCCATTCATCCAATTGTAATAACACTTGAAAAGATTACAAAGAAGCAGACATGGCAATCACATTCACATACTTTACAGGTTCTGCCTATACTCCATAAGGCCATTCAAGCACCAGTCAGCTATAAGAGACAAACACAAATACAAATTCCAGAAATTGTAACCATATATGTCAAAAATGATCAGAGAATGGAACAAATACGAATCCACATTGAACAGTAGGCATATATGAGAAAAAAACAAGTGCTTTGAAAAATCCatatgtaataaaaaattaatttagatCTATCAGTTGAACTTTCTTTTTGGATAGGGATAATATAGAGAAGAATAAGAGACAGATGAGAATATGAGAATATCTTATAATATAAAAGGCAATTGAATAACAAATTTCTAAGTTTGTTATTGGAAACTATAAAACCTTGAGATATATTCAGATAAACTCAAGTAGAAGATTTTAAATAGCAAAATTCAAATGTGGATATAAAAATATAAGAAGCATTCGGGTTTTCATCATATCTGGCACCACTTAGATGTGGAAACTGACTCCCACAGATGCTATCTAACTAGCTTTAACCCTTGTCATGCCacattcttctcatgataccgtTCAACTAATTGTCTGATTGATTCACATCTTAATATAATACCTTTGGAACTTTGAGAGGGGGGGGGAATATATCTAAGCATGCGTTTAATACTTCCAACCACTAAAACATAAAGCACAATGATTGGACAAACATATCATAAAGAGTTTTTGTTTATGAAAAGCAGAATAATATCACAGATAACCTCTACCATGAGAGAACACCCAACCTCCACTTAGAAAGTGGAGAAGAATTCCCTTGGACAGAGGGCAAAGCACAAGGATCTGTTTTCTATTTGGAAGTTATGAGGTAGTTCAGGAAAGGCTCAGCTTTCGGATAGTGAGGCTTGAGCTCATCAAGTGTGGCTAATTCATTGTCGTCGAATTGAAACGCTGGGGCACAAGTCACACCAACCAGAGAATAGTGCAGCTCAGGATCCCGGCTGCTGGTTTTGACAAGAACACTGCCATCATCAGGAGAGGACTCAACATCCAAGGTAAGGAAAGCACCAAACCACACATTTGGTGGCACTGTATACTGGGGGCAATGACCCGCTTCCAGGTCTCGACCTATGATGGTCAACTTTACCTGGCCATCATCTAGTAGTTCAAACACCTGGTTCATGACCAATTCACAAAGGGAGAACATATTTAGTTTCATATGAACGGTGCATTTTAGCAAACAAGTCAAAATAAGGAAGCTGATGTACCGTGAGAGGTTCTCCCATGTAGAAGTGCCAGGTCTCGGCACAAGGGATACGATGGAGATGAGCAACATTCCCTGATGGAAGCAAGAAGTAGATAGCTGAGCTCACAGCACGATCCACGTTGTCTGATCAGATTTCAATTAGCAGCAGTAGACAAACAGGAAACTAGAACAACTAAAATCATAATCAGCAATATTTCTCCCGAAAACTAATAACTTGAAGTTTGGTCTTATAAAATTCATCACTAGTCACACTATAAGTGGTCACAAGTGCCTGGTCTGTCAAATTCCAGAGTTGATACATGATTCATCTTAAATAAATATGTTTCAAAAGGAATTATGAAAGAAATTCACAACCAAATTCTCCAAAAACAAGGATGTTGATATTTTCATGCTAATGTGGATCTTATATGTGGCCAAATACTCTATATATGCAATGATACTGGGAGTCCATATGGTCTTCAACAAGGCGATTATATGACTATGTCTACTTATGTGGCTTCATATAGTTTTAGAAAATTATGATGAACACATCAAGGAATTATGGAAGGACAGAAAGTCTCAGAAAAGGGTTACGTTAGTTCCAAAATGATAATCATGGTGTCTAGCAGTAACATATGCAGCAAAATGAATCAGAGAATCTTTTTTGGGAAAACTAAATATTTTGTTTTCAGGTCTCCTTCAACAAGGCGATCATATGACCATGTCTACTTATGGGGCTGCATATACTTTTAGAAAATTATGATGAACACATCAAGAAATTATGGAAGGAAAGAAAGTCTCAGAAAAAGGGTTACTTGAGTTCCGAAATGATAATCATGGTGTCTAGCAGTAAATATGCAGCAAAATGAATCAGAGAATCTTTTTTGGGAAAactaaatattttcttttaaggTCGATGATgtaaaaaactataaatttacAAAGACATCCATAAGAAAAGATGATATTATATTGTATGTGGCTTCACTATCATTTATCAACCAAGGAAGCAAGATGAAAATAACTGGCAAGGTCAATCCAAGGACAGAAAGATCTGTGCGAGAAGTAAGGATAAAACAAAGGGCTTTCTTGATCTTGTTTCTCATTTTTCCCCTTAATACATGAGATCAAGCCAAATATTTGAGGAGGTAAGATGGATAGGAAGATCTGTGCCAGGTGTatacgaaaaaaagaaaaaactcccTTGGACATAGGAACTA
Coding sequences:
- the LOC135593338 gene encoding protein TIFY 10c-like; protein product: MAEKMGKRGAKAGEKSQFSITCSLLNQYLKKKGSLGTIGLDMSPWPLGHQLTEKHRAPTTLSLLPGVSVFAEDHTDHGADQHAPKPAVPPVTEESASNKEMEKAQLTIFYGGKVLVFDHFPEDKAKDLEQMAGKETCTAAPNLVLFSSTSGSQLPALHGLPKPAQDMPIARRNSLHRFLEKRKDRINTEAPYQVHGVLPALPDVAKQGGSRSWLGLGRRAPKQEHSSESSR
- the LOC135584088 gene encoding uncharacterized protein LOC135584088 isoform X1, encoding MGSPKKKASEVAALLNLQPHPDGGFYLETFRDSSITLSKSQLPPQYNVDRAVSSAIYFLLPSGNVAHLHRIPCAETWHFYMGEPLTVFELLDDGQVKLTIIGRDLEAGHCPQYTVPPNVWFGAFLTLDVESSPDDGSVLVKTSSRDPELHYSLVGVTCAPAFQFDDNELATLDELKPHYPKAEPFLNYLITSK
- the LOC135584088 gene encoding uncharacterized protein LOC135584088 isoform X2, whose amino-acid sequence is MGSPKKKASEVAALLNLQPHPDGGFYLETFRDSSITLSKSQLPPQWNVAHLHRIPCAETWHFYMGEPLTVFELLDDGQVKLTIIGRDLEAGHCPQYTVPPNVWFGAFLTLDVESSPDDGSVLVKTSSRDPELHYSLVGVTCAPAFQFDDNELATLDELKPHYPKAEPFLNYLITSK